The Patescibacteria group bacterium genome segment TAATCTCCCAGCCCTAGTTTTTGGAAAAAAATTAATTTTTTTCCAAAAACTAGGGCTGGACATCCTGTCTTCAACAGGATAGGTTTCCCCATTCGGAAATCCTCGGATCAAAGATTGCTTGCCATCTCCCCGAAGCTTATCGCAGGCTGCTACGTCCTTCATCGTCTTTTTATGTCAAGGCATCCACCATACACCCTTAATGAGATTTTCCCACATCCTTATTTCCAAGTGTCCGTCGCTAAGGGCTCTTTTGTTTCTAGATTTCAAATTTTGAGGAAATTTTTTCAAAAATCTTTGAAGCGATATGACTATATCGTTGAAAAAATTTTTGAAAAAATTTACCGAAATTTGAGATTTAGAACAAATATGGCTCTTGGCGACGGACGCTGGAGGATGTGTTTGCTCATTTTTACTTCTTCTAATTTATATTAACTAAACTAAAAAGTGATTTAGTTCATTAACAATATTTGGACTTTATTTAGACCTCTTCTTATATTTTTTCTTTACCTCTTTGCCCCGCGAACTCGCAGGACAAAAATTATCTAAGTATTCAGTTGTCAAAGTTCTTTACATACGGGTCTCGAGTCGGATATCTTTTCGGTCTAAATCTTTATCTTTCGGCAAATTTCGCCAAAAAATTTTTTCGCCGATGAATCACATCACCCAAAAAATTTTTTGCAAAATTTGCTCGAAATCTAAAAAATTTATACTCGAAAGAATATCCGACTCGAGACCCTATCAGTATTTCTGAAAACAATTTTAAAAAATTATTTTCAAAATTCTAATATCGTCAAAAAAATGTTCGTTGCATTGCTGTTCGTAAGTATTCGGATATTTCGTAGGTTCGGATTATATTTTAGTGTTCAAAAAAACCGCCTTCAAGCGGTCAGCAAAACTTGCGGGCAAGTCATTTGTTAACTGCTTGAAATAAGAGAAGTTAATAAGCGATTTATCATAGAGTTTTCGTTAGTTTTGCGATGTTTTAAATTATACATTATTAAAAATATATGTCAAGAGAAAACTGATCGCGGTGAATTATTGATTTTAGTGGCAAAATTTTGCTTAAATTTAGCCAAAATAAAAACAGGAGTAATTTTACCCCTGTTTGGTTCAATTCATAGAAAAAACGCTATTTTTTGGGATTGAAGAACCCGTCCAAATAATCCACAGCTTCCTCGGCGCGTGTTGCCGGATGAATGAAGTTGTCTTTGGACGGAATTAAAAAATCCAGCTGGCGCAGAACAGGATCATTCCCTTTGACAATCAGTACGACCGGCCGCAATAATTTTTCGTCATTTCTTTGCAACAGTTCCATCCGCTGGACTTCGTTGGCCAGTAGGAGCTCGACTGCTGTCCCGCTCGCACCTTGCGGCGAAAAAGAAATGAAAGCGTCAGCGGCCATCAGGTCGCTTAAGCGCTGCGGCAAATTGGGAGCGAATTTTATCCGGCTCAAATCCTTTACCAAGCTTTGTTCTTCCCCGCTGAACCCGATGCCGAAAGTTTCCCCGCCCCGAGTTTGACAGCCGAACAATACCGCGCCCATCACGCCAACGGGACGACCGCCGCTCATAACCACATAATCTTTTTCAGCCAGCAACTCGCCAAGGCGATAGGCCTCGTCATACCTCCAATCACCAGCTACGCATCGGCTGGGACCAAATACGGCCACGGTTTTTTTTAATTTTTTAACGTCCATCTTTATCCCCCTTCCTGTTTTCTGTTTTTAGGCCAATTTTAAAAAGTGCGACTTAACACTGTAATATTAATTTAGTAATCTGTAAAGAGGGGCGCAAAAAAGCGGACTTGAAAGCCCGCTTAAAAAATCCGATAATATTTTAACTACAGCGCGCCCAAACTTTTCAGCTGCGTGTGGGCGATTTCCTCGCTGATCAGACCAGCTTTCATAAGATTGCGCAGGTCGCGTTCGGCTGAAATCATTCCCGACTCTTGCCCTGATTCGATCACGCTCTGGATCTGGGCGATCTTATTTTCGCGGATCAAGTTGCCCACGGCGGCATTTCTCACCATTATCTCCCGGGTGGCGATTCGTCCGCCGCCGACTCGCGGCAAGAGGCGCTGGGAGATCACCATTTCCAAAGTCATGGAGAGCTGAGTCCTGACTTGCCCTTGCTGATCCGGAGGGAAAACATCGATGATGCGATCGATCGATTGCGCGGCGTTATAAGTATGCAAAGTGGCCAGAACCAAATGGCCGGTTTCCGCCAAGGTGATAGTCGCGGCGATAGTTTCCAGATCGCGCATTTCGCCGACCATGATCACGTTCGGATCCTGGCGCAAAGCGTGTTTCAGGCCGGATTCAAAAGACGGGATATCGCTCCCTAACTGGCGCTGGATGATCAAACTTTTATTGGGCTTGAATAAAAATTCGATCGGATCCTCGAGCGTGATTATTTTGCGGCTAAAGTTATCGTTAATGTAAGAAATTATCGCCGCCAGCGTCGTGGACTTGCCGCAACCGGTCGGACCGGTCACTAAAATCAGCCCGCGATTCTTATCAACCATCTCCCTGACGATTTCCGGCATACCCACGCTTTCCATCGTCGGCGATTCTTTATTGATGATTCTCGCCGCCAAACCCACATTTTCCTTTTCAAAATGAATGTTGACGCGAAAACGAGTGTCATTAACAGCATAACTGAAATCCAAATCGCGGTTCTCTTCAAACATCTGTTTTTGCCTTTCGGTGAGAAGCGAAAAAACCATTTCCTGCATTTCTTTCTTGATCAACTGGGAAAACTTATTAAGCGGCACCAAATTGCCGTCGATCCTTAAAACCGGCAGCAAGCCGACGTTCAAATGCAAGTCGGAAGCTTTTTTGTCGATGGCGATTTGAAAAAGGTCTTTTATGTTCATTTGTTTAAAAAATAAATTTTATTTTTTATTTAAAAAGGTTTGTTCAATGAATAACGGAAATTTGAAATTAGAAATTTGAAATTTTTAGCCCAATTTCCAATTTCAAATTTCCAATTTCATCTTACCATCCTTTTACCTCCAGTCCGGCCTTCGCTGCTTCCACCTCCGCTTCTTGTTTGGACGAACCGTGGCCGGTAGCGATGAGTTCTTCGGAAACGTATAAGCCAATATCGAAAATCTTGGCATGATCCGGGCCTTCCTCTTTTAAGACGCGATAATGCGGAGTGATGCCGAATTTTTCCTGGGAAATTTCCTGAAACTTTGATTTAGGATCAAAATACAATTCGTTCTTCAAGATATAATCAAGCTTAGTGACGATCTTATTGGTAATGAATTCTTTGGCCTTCTCTGTCCCCTGATCCAGATAGATCGCGCCGATCAAAGCTTCGACCGCGTCAGCCAAAATGAATTGCCGCGCTTTGGAATTCGCATCTTTAGCTTCACCGCGGGATAAAAGCAGGTTGTCTTCGATCGCCAGTTCCTCGGCGATGGTCGCGAGCATCTTGGCGTTAACTAAGCTGGCGCGCCAATTGGTCAATTCCCCTTCCTGCTTCTTGGGATATTTAAGATAAAGGAATTCCGTGACGATCAATTCCAAGACCGCGTCGCCCAAAAATTCCAAACGCTCGTTGTGGTCGAGATAAAAATCCGAATGTTCATTAAGATAGGAACGATGGACCAGCGCTTGCTGCAAAAGGTCCTTGTTCTTGAAGTCGGTTCCCAGCCGTCCTTCCAGTAACGAGAGATCGCTCATAGTGGCATGTTTGCCAGATTATTAAATTGCAAAATTGCGCGTCGCAATATGGCGATTTAACAAGCAGGCAAGATTAATTAATTTTAAAAATTGAAAATTATTGTTGCGGTAAATTTTTATCATCGGCTAAAACTGGTGCCGGCTCAGCCGGCTCATTGCTCGTTTTATTCTTCCAATTCTGCATAAAGGGCGCGAATTGCATCGCCGAGGGTCGTTCGCGGATTTTTTTCCCGCCAAGCCTTCGCTTCACTCACCCAGTTTCTTCCTTGCTTTTTGTATTCTTCTCTGAGCAGCTCTTGCATCTGTTTTTCTTCATCATCAAGGCGCGCCGAACCACCTGACATAATATGCTCCCCAAATCCTTTTTCAAGTTCCGCTGGTTCCATTGGTATCTTCTCCATATAATATTATTTAACCTGAATTGGCTCCGGCAGAATCTCTCCGCCGGCTGGCGGAGGATTCTGCCGCCTTGGCGTATTAACGTCAGAATCCCCTAACGGGAGATTCTGACGAGGCCAATTTTTGACGAGGCCAATTTTTATTATATGCTTCAATGCCCCTAATAAGGTGAAGTGATGTTTTTATATAATAAAGCAAATAATTGAAAAGGATATATTATTATTCTTATCAGAACCATGAGTATGGTCCACGTAACCTCTCCGAAGAAGAGAATACCGCAGATAGTCAAAGCGGCCAAGATAAAAGCGGTGTAGCCGAATTCATTTGATAAATAATTAAATTTGGTATCTTTGGTGCGTTTAAAATAGTAGATGATAAAATTTACGGCCTCAGCAATGGCGGCAAGAATCAAGATGATAATAATCAAAAAAATAAACGCTAAAAATTCTATTCCGGGACCTAGTATACCAGCAAACATGTCTTGGCGCATAAATTTATTTTGAAGGGTGTTCCTCGGCAGAAATAGTTTCTTCTGTCGGTTTTTCGGCGGGTTTTTCGCCGCGGATTTTTTGTTCCTCGGTCAATTCGTTCTTGAACATCGCGCCCAGGACGCCGTTGACGAATTTGCCGGAGGATTCGCCGCCGAAAGCTTTGGCGATCTCGATCGCTTCGTTAATTGCCACTTTAGGAGGTATGTCTTCGCGGCACAATAATTCATAAGCACCGATGCGCAAAATATTCCGATCAACGATCGTGATCTGCTCGAGCGGCCAATCGGTCGCGTATTTAGTTATCAGTCCGTCGATCTTATCAATATTATCCATCACGCCTTTGACGGTTTCGGTGACAAAACCGTGGTCGTCAAAACCTGGCGCGAAATTTTCAAAATTGTTTTTGATCAAATCAGAAAAACTCACGTCCTTTTTCCGGCCGTTAAAATCCCAGGTGAACAGAGTCTGCATGGCCATCGTTCGAGCCAAGTGGCGGTTGGACATATTGATATAAATTTCACCCAGAGGGTGATCAGCCTTTGGCTGAAAAAATGCAAAATTAAAAATTATTTTTTCATCGCAACGATTACAATTGTCGCAATAAATCCTAAAATTGCGCTACAGAGAAACCCAAACAAATACTTTTTGCCGATTTGTCGATATTTTCTTATAAAAAGAAAAGTGACTGCAACGAAAAAACTTAACTCTGACAAACCCTCCCAAAGACCGACAATTGGTGACTTTAATAAAACCAATAATCCAGCAATTATTGGAACAAGGAATCCGACTATGAAATACATTTTTTCCTTTTTCTTTGTATTTTCTGGCGTTGGCATTTTGGAAACATCAACGCTATTTGTATTTTGTTCCATAAATTTTTTTAATTCCAAAAAACAAAAAAACCAAGGGGATTATTTTCCCTTAGTCTTTTTGGATTTGACTTTCACTTTGACGGCTTCGCGGCCCTTATAGGTTCCGCAAACTGAACAGGCGCGATGCGGTTCAACTGCTTGTCCGCATTTTGAGCAAGTATTTAACTTGGTCTTTTTTAAAGCAAAGTGAGAAGCTCTCGCTCTTACCGAACTTTTTGGTCTTCTTTTTGGCGGTACTGGCATAAAATTAAGTAAAAAGTTTCCGCCAAAGGCGGATCCGCCCTGGGCGGAAAAAATTATAAATGATTATTTTTCTTATATTCAAAGAATAACTTAAAAAAGGGCGAAAGTCAAGAATAATAGTGTTAAACAAAAAAGCATAAAAACAGCGGAGCGGAACGCGGACGATTTGTCCGGGATTTTTAATTTCTGGCCGACTCAAATATTTTTATGCTTTTTGTCGCTTGCTCTATCTTATTTGGCTTTCAGCTGAAATTTAACGTAAGCGATCGTCCGGACCAAAGCCGTTTATGGCCAATTTTTGTTTGATCTTGGCCACCACGTCATCAAGCTTCCAATTAGTTTTGACCATAAAATCCTGGACGCCATGCTTGATCGCCTCTTCGATTTGCGGACCATAAGCGACATTAGTCAGAAGAATGACCGGCGTGGCGACGAATTTTTTTTCCTCGCGTAATTTTTTCAGCATGGTTACGCCGTCCATTTTCGGCATCAAAACATCCAATAAAATAAGGTCGGGATCTTGCGTTAAAGCTTTGTGCAAAGCTTCTTCCCCGTCCTTAGCTTGGATGACCTTAAAACCTTCTTCAACTAATTTTTCCGTCACGATATTGAGGAGCATTAAGTCGTCTTCGGCGATTAAAATTTTTTTTCTCGGTTCGTTCATGTAATTATGTTTAATTATTTATATTAAAAAATTATTTGGGGATGGTAAAATAAAAAGTTGTTCCTATTCCGGCGGCCGATTCAAACCAAATTTTTCCGCCATTGGCCTCAACCGCCGCTTTAGTGATGAACAATCCCAAGCCGCTGCCGACTTGCGAGTTTCGGCCCCGATAAAATTTGGAAAAGACTTTGGGCTGTTCGGATTTCGGGATCACCGGTCCGTAATTGCGGATGCTAATAACATATTTTCCCTTGCTCGCTTTGATCAGAATATCGATCTTGCCGTTTTTCGGCGCAAAATTGCAGGCGTTATTTAAAATATTGTTAAGCGCCACGGAAAAAAGCAGCGGATCAATAACCAGCCGCTTGATTTTGGCCGGTATGATTAAATTGATTTTTTGGCCTTTCTTTTCCAAGCTGGGCCGGCATGATCTGATGGCGTCTTGCAACAGCGCCAAAATGTCAACTGATTTTTTATAAATAGACAGCCTGCCCGCCTCGATCCGCGCCACGTCCAGGAGGCCGTTCACCAAGCCGATCAATCGTTCGTTGGAAATAGCCAAATCGCGCAGATACCTTTTTTGCTTATCGCTTAGGCCTTGGGTTTGCGACGACATTGTTTCCAAAATCCATTTTGACGCCGAAAGCGGGGTGCGCAGCTGGTGCGATGCCAAAGAAAGAAAATCGCTTTTAGCCTGATCCAGCGCTTTTTCTTCGGTGATGTCCCGAAAAACATTAATGGCCCCGATCGTTTCCCCTCCTAAAATAACCGGCGCTACCGCCCGAGAGACC includes the following:
- a CDS encoding response regulator, whose amino-acid sequence is MNEPRKKILIAEDDLMLLNIVTEKLVEEGFKVIQAKDGEEALHKALTQDPDLILLDVLMPKMDGVTMLKKLREEKKFVATPVILLTNVAYGPQIEEAIKHGVQDFMVKTNWKLDDVVAKIKQKLAINGFGPDDRLR
- the rnc gene encoding ribonuclease III, producing MSDLSLLEGRLGTDFKNKDLLQQALVHRSYLNEHSDFYLDHNERLEFLGDAVLELIVTEFLYLKYPKKQEGELTNWRASLVNAKMLATIAEELAIEDNLLLSRGEAKDANSKARQFILADAVEALIGAIYLDQGTEKAKEFITNKIVTKLDYILKNELYFDPKSKFQEISQEKFGITPHYRVLKEEGPDHAKIFDIGLYVSEELIATGHGSSKQEAEVEAAKAGLEVKGW
- a CDS encoding HAMP domain-containing sensor histidine kinase — translated: VSRAVAPVILGGETIGAINVFRDITEEKALDQAKSDFLSLASHQLRTPLSASKWILETMSSQTQGLSDKQKRYLRDLAISNERLIGLVNGLLDVARIEAGRLSIYKKSVDILALLQDAIRSCRPSLEKKGQKINLIIPAKIKRLVIDPLLFSVALNNILNNACNFAPKNGKIDILIKASKGKYVISIRNYGPVIPKSEQPKVFSKFYRGRNSQVGSGLGLFITKAAVEANGGKIWFESAAGIGTTFYFTIPK
- the rpmF gene encoding 50S ribosomal protein L32 → MPVPPKRRPKSSVRARASHFALKKTKLNTCSKCGQAVEPHRACSVCGTYKGREAVKVKVKSKKTKGK
- a CDS encoding type IV pilus twitching motility protein PilT yields the protein MNIKDLFQIAIDKKASDLHLNVGLLPVLRIDGNLVPLNKFSQLIKKEMQEMVFSLLTERQKQMFEENRDLDFSYAVNDTRFRVNIHFEKENVGLAARIINKESPTMESVGMPEIVREMVDKNRGLILVTGPTGCGKSTTLAAIISYINDNFSRKIITLEDPIEFLFKPNKSLIIQRQLGSDIPSFESGLKHALRQDPNVIMVGEMRDLETIAATITLAETGHLVLATLHTYNAAQSIDRIIDVFPPDQQGQVRTQLSMTLEMVISQRLLPRVGGGRIATREIMVRNAAVGNLIRENKIAQIQSVIESGQESGMISAERDLRNLMKAGLISEEIAHTQLKSLGAL
- the nusB gene encoding transcription antitermination factor NusB, which gives rise to MSNRHLARTMAMQTLFTWDFNGRKKDVSFSDLIKNNFENFAPGFDDHGFVTETVKGVMDNIDKIDGLITKYATDWPLEQITIVDRNILRIGAYELLCREDIPPKVAINEAIEIAKAFGGESSGKFVNGVLGAMFKNELTEEQKIRGEKPAEKPTEETISAEEHPSK